The following is a genomic window from Thioclava electrotropha.
TGCAACAGATCATCGCTATCCTGCGCGACGGCAAGATGCATCGTGCCAGCGATCTGGCCGAGCGGCTGGGCGTTTCCGCCCGCACGATCTGGCGCGACATGGCGGAAATCTCGGCCTATGGGGTGCCTGTCGAGGGCGAGCGCGGCGTGGGCTACATCCTGCGCCGGGCGGTGGGGCTACCGCCTCTGGTGCTGACCCGCGAAGAGCTGGCCGCACTCGATCACCTGCTCGATCTGGCCGAGGCGGTGGACGATCCGCGCCTTGCCGGAGGGGCCGCGAGCCTGGCCGCGAAGATCCGCGCCGCCCTGCCCTCTGCGCCCGTCGAAGCCTCTCCCGAAGACGCCGGGGAAGGACTGGCGGGGGATCGGGGATGACGCTAGGCTCGCCCGCGAAACTTGGAAGGGATGCCCCCACGTGATCGGTGCCGAATACATCACTGCTTTCGTGACGCTTTTCGTCATCATCGATCCAATCGGTCTGGCCCCGGTCTTCATCGCGCTGACGCTGGGCGAAAGCCACCGCGCGCGTCTGCGCATCGCCTTCCGCGCGCTCATCATTGCCGCCGTGCTGCTGACGCTGTTCGGCATCTTCGGCGACAAGATCCTCGCCGGGATCGGCATCTCCATGCCCGCCTTCCGCATCGCGGGCGGGGTGCTTTTGTTCCTCACCGCGCTCGACATGCTGTTCGAACGCCGCACCAAGCGCCGCGAGGCGCAGGGCGAGGAGCACGAGGCCGACCCCGAGACCGATCCGTCCGTCTTCCCGCTGGCGACGCCGCTGCTGGCCGGCCCCGGCGCGATGGCCACGATGATCCTGCTGGCAGGGCGCGAGGGCGGCGACTGGCTGCATGTCGTGGCGATCATCGCCATGATGCTTCTGGTGCTGGGCTGCGTGCTCGTGATGTTCCTGCTGGCAACGCCGATCGAGCGCGCGCTGGGGCGCACCGGCACGATGGTCGTCACCCGGCTGCTGGGGATGCTGCTGGCCGCGCTGGCGATCCAGTTCATCCTCGACGGGCTGCACGGTGCGGGGCTGATGGGCGGCGTCCCGACCGGCTGAGGCAATCCGCCCTCTGGGAAAGTCACCTGCGCGGACCTATCTGAAAGAGATCGGTAGGGGTAACGAGGATCATGGT
Proteins encoded in this region:
- a CDS encoding MarC family protein — translated: MIGAEYITAFVTLFVIIDPIGLAPVFIALTLGESHRARLRIAFRALIIAAVLLTLFGIFGDKILAGIGISMPAFRIAGGVLLFLTALDMLFERRTKRREAQGEEHEADPETDPSVFPLATPLLAGPGAMATMILLAGREGGDWLHVVAIIAMMLLVLGCVLVMFLLATPIERALGRTGTMVVTRLLGMLLAALAIQFILDGLHGAGLMGGVPTG
- a CDS encoding helix-turn-helix transcriptional regulator — its product is MTRDERLQQIIAILRDGKMHRASDLAERLGVSARTIWRDMAEISAYGVPVEGERGVGYILRRAVGLPPLVLTREELAALDHLLDLAEAVDDPRLAGGAASLAAKIRAALPSAPVEASPEDAGEGLAGDRG